From a region of the Papilio machaon chromosome 26, ilPapMach1.1, whole genome shotgun sequence genome:
- the LOC106716425 gene encoding uncharacterized protein LOC106716425, whose protein sequence is MYHPVRRNMKNLVISAIFVICIATPTLTDPRAFDVPFKRNDKKQEDTFDNNIIDFDDEYSIKLNKNYDTASWKNVDSKNKDSYRYTIVKDKLNIREKEFNQNQTDEVKNITQVTKSIEESTELSEFSVIPLELVSTTENILVSVVESTTEADLTVIPLSTTQRILPEFDIHQSVTLPVSTQPSEDYTPTTEHSDVTTKYNVNETNSTTTLTIEITSHSDNENVTLLDVIAAETIRNNNTKLEFDHKETKENDSTDKIDITTVTTEHETNFTSTTIESINRLDETTETTDSNEEEVPIFTELDTEGEEEKDIPEDYYDSKDVVPTTAPKTDALSVIFGFAGSVVESVVETVAERVVPNWIYDIYKRMQKQSEALEAEKLRSREENGGLGQFGRGILKSISSGISKPLSQLMAGVRDIGSLDSDRGFVGSLASGVTSVANVANSVVDAFKDRVQAIYPGTVWCGDGHSAAARSGELGLFFFTDTCCRQHDACKIYIRAGETKYGLTNTGLFTRSHCSCDMKFRDCLRRTNSLVSAQIGLTYFNVLGPQCFRKAHPIVKCVRRTRITGQKCEEYELDYTKPKMWQWFDSETF, encoded by the exons ATGTACCATCCGGTGCGGAGAAATATGAAGAATTTAGTCATCAGTGCcatatttgtaatatgtatAGCTACACCAACATTAACAGATCCGAGAGCGTTTGATGTACCATTCAAAAGAAATGACAAAAAGCAAGAAGATACTTTTGATAACAATATCATAGACtttgatgatgaatattccattaaattaaataaaaattatgacacaGCTTCGTGGAAAAATGtagatagtaaaaataaagattcttATAGGTATACTATTGTAAAAGATAAGCTTAATATTAgagaaaaagaatttaatcaaaatcaaacagatgaagtaaaaaatattacacaagtAACAAAATCAATAGAAGAATCAACAGAATTATCAGAATTTAGTGTTATTCCTTTAGAATTAGTTAGTACTactgaaaatatattagtcAGTGTAGTCGAAAGTACGACTGAAGCGGATTTAACAGTAATACCACTATCAACTACGCAAAGAATATTACCAGAGTTTGATATTCATCAAAGTGTTACATTACCAGTTTCAACACAGCCATCTGAAGATTACACACCAACAACTGAACATAGTGAtgttacaacaaaatataatgtgAATGAAACAAATTCTACAACAACATTAACCATAGAGATCACTAGTCATTCagataatgaaaatgtaacaCTACTAGATGTTATAGCAGCAGAGACGATCCGTAATAACAACACAAAACTCGAGTTTGATcacaaagaaacaaaagaaaacgaCTCTACCGATAAAATTGACATTACGACAGTTACAACTGAACACGAGACTAATTTTACTTCAACTACCATTGAATCTATAAATCGATTAGATGAAACCACTGAAACTACTGACTCTAATGAAGAGGAGGTTCCAATTTTTACAGAATTAGACACAGAAGGAGAAGAAGAAAAGGATATTCCAGAAGATTATTACGATTCCAAAGATGTCGTTCCGACAACTGCACCAAAAACAGATGCACTTTCAGTAATATTTGGCTTCGCTGGCAGCGTTGTGGAGAGCGTTGTAGAGACGGTCGCTGAAAGGGTGGTCCCAAATTGgatttatgatatttataaacgAATGCAGAAGCAAAGTGAGGCATTGGAAGCCGAGAAGTTAAGAAGTAGAGAAGAGAATGGTGGATTGG GTCAATTTGGTCGTGGAATCTTGAAAAGTATTTCTTCAGGCATCAGCAAGCCTTTGAGCCAGCTAATGGCAGGTGTCCGGGACATCGGTTCCTTGGACAGTGACCGAGGATTCGTCGGTAGTTTAGCATCTGGTGTGACCAGCGTCGCAAATGTTGCCAATTCTGTTGTAGACGCTTTCAAAGATAGAGTTCAAGCAATATATCCAG GCACGGTGTGGTGTGGTGACGGTCACTCAGCAGCGGCGCGCTCCGGTGAGCTGGGCCTTTTCTTCTTCACCGACACCTGCTGTCGTCAGCACGACGCTTGCAAGATCTACATCCGCGCCGGCGAGACCAAATACGGTCTCACTAATACTGGTCTATTCACACG ttctCACTGCAGCTGTGATATGAAGTTCCGCGACTGCCTGCGGCGGACCAACTCACTGGTGTCAGCACAGATCGGCCTCACCTACTTCAACGTGCTAGGACCGCAGTGTTTCAGGAAGGCACATCCCATCGTCAAGTGCGTGCGCCGTACTAG